The Paenibacillus mucilaginosus 3016 genome includes the window GTGCCCCGGTGGAGCAGGAGGCTGTCACCATCTTGGCGGAGCTGACTCCGGCGGGGGTGCAGGCGTGTGAGGCGGCACCCTGGCCCGACCCCCGGCTGCATCTGCGCGAAGACGGGAGCGGGTGGCTGGAGGGGGAGATTGCGAAGCGGGACCTGCCGTATTTTGCACAGTTTTTCATCGGGTTGGGGCTGGATATCACGGTGAAGCAGCCGCCGGAGCTGCTGGAGGCCATTCGGACGAAGCTGGCTGAGCTTACGGCCAAGTATAAGCCATGCAAATGACCATAAGAGAGGAAGATGGCCCATGTGCCGCAATATCAAAACCTTGTTTAACTTCGAGCCGCCCGCGACCGAGGAGGAGATCCAGGCCGCCGCGCTGCAGTTCGTACGCAAGATCTCGGGCTTCCAGACTCCGTCGAAGGCGAATGCGGACGCGTTCCACCTCGCTGT containing:
- a CDS encoding DUF2277 domain-containing protein, coding for MCRNIKTLFNFEPPATEEEIQAAALQFVRKISGFQTPSKANADAFHLAVEEVTAAARKLMGTLVTQAEPRSREAEAERARARNAKRFGTGEE